One Papaver somniferum cultivar HN1 chromosome 10, ASM357369v1, whole genome shotgun sequence genomic window carries:
- the LOC113319030 gene encoding protein FAR1-RELATED SEQUENCE 5-like, with amino-acid sequence MEFETSEDAREFYDKYSVRMGFTIRNTRIRRSHKDNSVIGREFVCSREGFRAKKHLNRENRILPPRPITREGCNAMLRVAVKNGSKWVVSGFVKDHNHDLNPTKVPPRRLHRSVFTEDDKDKKIRELSTELQRERRRCASYQEQLHLILKDIEEHTQHLSLAVESIVTNVTELESDELDCSQGNNQIIK; translated from the exons ATGGAATTTGAAACATCAGAGGATGCTAGGGAGTTTTATGATAAGTATAGTGTTCGTATGGGTTTTACGATACGGAATACTCGTATACGTCGTTCGCACAAAGATAACTCGGTTATAGGTAGGGAATTTGTTTGTTCAAGAGAAGGTTTTCGTGCTAAAAAACATTTGAATAGGGAAAATAGAATTCTTCCACCAAGGCCAATTACTAGAGAAGGATGCAATGCAATGCTGAGAGTAGCTGTGAAAAATGGAAGCAAATGGGTTGTTTCTGGTTTTGTTAAAGACCACAATCATGACTTAAATCCTACCAAAGTGCCGCCGAGGCGGTTGCATAGAAGTGTGTTCACTGAG GATGATAAGGATAAAAAGATCAGGGAATTGTCAACAGAATTGCAGCGTGAGAGAAGACGATGCGCATCTTATCAAGAACAACTCCATCtgattctcaaagatattgaggAACACACTCAGCACCTTTCGTTAGCAGTTGAGAGCATAGTTACTAATGTGACAGAACTGGAGTCCGATGAGTTAGATTGTTCACAAGGCAATAATCAGATAATAAAGTAG
- the LOC113319029 gene encoding protein DEFECTIVE IN EXINE FORMATION 1-like — MKKLFFFLIVLALLQFNLIEAVSESQSEEQTTKNKFREREATDDALAYPNIDEDALLNTQCPRNLELRWKAEVSSSIYAAPLISDINGDGKLDIVVPSFVHYLEVLEGSDGDKMAGWPAFHQSNVHSSPLLYDIDKDGVREIALATYNGEVLFFRTSGYLMSDKLEIPRLRVRKDWHVGLHPDPVDRSHPDVQDELLIKEAAEMNSMNHTNGITANSSDSASLSNNGNPGSSMNTSMPANAVKSNASHPEEIIKLPTDKHNSTEDVMSAAETVKAANTTSSGRRLLEDHDSTATQGTGSNSTTNTNTEDVAATVENDEGLEADADSSFELFRDNEELADEYNYDYDDYVDETMWGDEEWTEDRHEKEEDYVNIDSHILSTPVIADIDNDGISEMVIAVSYFFDHEYYDNPEHLAELGGIDIGKYVAGAIVVFNLETKQVKWTTQLDLSTDGSKWRAYIYSSPTVADLDGDGNLDILVGTSFGLFYALDHHGKVRPNFPLEMAEIQGSVVAADINDDGKIELVTADTHGNVAAWTTQGKEIWEVHLKSLVPQAPSVGDVDGDGHTDVVVPTISGNIYVLSGKDGSQIRPYPYRTHGRVMTQVLLVDLSKRGEKQKGLSMVTTSFDGYLYLIDGPTSCADVVDIGETSYSMVLADNVDGGDDLDLVVSTMNGNVFCFSTPSPHHPLKAWRSPNQGRNNAASRHNRQGVAVSHSSRTFRDEEGKDFWVDIEIVDKYRFPSGSQAPYNVTTTLWVPGNYQGERRITQNQVYDRPGTYRIKLPTVPVRTTGTVLVEMVDKNGLHFTDEFSLTFHMHYYKLLKWLLVLPMLGMFGVLVILRPQEAGQPLPSFSRNTDL; from the exons ATGAAGAAACTCTTCTTCTTTCTGATTGTCCTCGCACTTCTTCAATTCAATTTGATCGAAGCTGTTTCTGAATCTCAatcagaagaacaaacaactaaaaATAAGTTTCGAGAACGTGAAGCCACTGATGATGCCCTAGCTTACCCTAACAT AGATGAGGATGCACTTTTGAACACTCAATGCCCAAGGAATTTGGAATTGAGATGGAAGGCTGAAGTTTCCTCCAGCATATACGCAGCCCCTTTGATCTCCGATATAAACGG TGATGGGAAGCTCGATATAGTGGTGCCATCTTTTGTTCATTACTTGGAAGTGTTAGAAGGTTCGGATGGAGATAAAATGGCAG GCTGGCCTGCCTTTCACCAATCAAATGTGCATTCCAGTCCTCTCTTATATGATATTGACAAGGATGGAGTGAGAGAGATAGCTCTAGCTACCTACAATGGAGAAGTGCTCTTTTTCAG GACCTCAGGCTATTTGATGTCAGATAAGTTGGAGATTCCTCGATTAAGAGTTCGTAAAGACTGGCATGTTGGATTGCATCCAGACCCAGTAGACCGTTCTCATCCAGATGTCCAAGATGAGTTACTTATCAAGGAGGCTGCTGAGATGAATTCAATGAACC ATACAAATGGAATTACTGCTAATTCAAGCGATTCAGCTTCTTTGTCGAACAATGGGAACCCTGGCTCATCAATGAACACCTCCATGCCAGCCAATGCAGTAAAGTCGAATGCTAGTCATCCAGAAGAAATCATTAAGTTGCCAACTGATAAGCACAATTCCACTGAAGATGTAATGTCGGCCGCAGAGACTGTCAAAGCGGCTAACACAACAAGCTCCGGGAGGCGGCTCCTTGAAGATCATGATTCAACCGCAACACAGGGGACTGGATCCAATTCTACTACTAATACCAACACAGAGGATGTTGCTGCAACTGTGGAAAATGATGAAGGTCTGGAAGCTGATGCTGACTCATCTTTTGAGTTATTCCGTGATAACGAAGAGCTAGCCGATGAGTataattatgattatgatgattatgttgATGAAACGATGTGGGGTGATGAGGAGTGGACAGAAGATAGGCACGAGAAAGAGGAGGATTATGTGAATATTGACTCGCACATACTTTCTACTCCA GTCATAGCAGATATCGACAATGACGGGATTTCAGAAATGGTTATTGCCGTCTCTTACTTTTTTGACCATGA GTATTATGACAACCCAGAACATTTAGCTGAATTGGGTGGTATAGACATCGGAAAATACGTAGCAGGAGCTATTGTAGTTTTCAATCTTGAAACCAAGCAAGTTAAGTGGACAACACAACTAGATTTAAGTACGGATGGATCAAAGTGGCGTGCTTATATATACTCCTCTCCAACCGTAGCTGATTTAGATGGGGATGGGAATTTAGACATTCTTGTTGGGACTTCATTTGGCTTGTTTTATGCGCTGGATCATCATG GAAAAGTGAGACCAAATTTTCCCCTTGAGATGGCCGAAATTCAGGGATCTGTAGTTGCAGCAGATATCAATGATGACGGTAAAATTGAGCTGGTGACAGCAGATACTCATGGAAACGTTGCAGCATGGACCACACAAGGAAAAGAAATCTGGGAAGTACATCTGAAGAGCCTTGTTCCACAG GCTCCTTCAGTTGGTGATGTCGATGGGGATGGTCATACTGATGTTGTAGTTCCAACAATATCAGGAAATATATATGTTCTCAGTGGCAAGGATGGATCACAAATCCGCCCGTATCCTTATCGCACTCATGGGAGAGTAATGACTCAGGTTCTTCTGGTTGATCTAAGTAAACGCGGTGAGAAACAGAAGGGGCTCTCGATGGTCACAACATCATTTGATGGCTATTTGTATCTTATCGATGGACCCACATCATGTGCGGATGTTGTTGATATTGGCGAAACTTC ATATAGTATGGTCTTAGCAGACAATGTTGATGGCGGGGATGACCTGGATCTTGTTGTTTCAACCATGAATGGGAATGTCTTTTGCTTCTCAACCCCTTCCCCACATCATCCCCTCAAG GCATGGAGATCCCCCAACCAGGGAAGGAACAATGCTGCAAGCCGGCACAACCGACAAGGGGTTGCTGTCTCACATTCATCCAGAACATTCCGTGACGAGGAAGGCAAAGATTTCTGGGTGGACATTGAAATAGTAGACAAGTACCGGTTTCCTTCAGGGTCTCAAGCACCTTATAATGTGACG ACAACCTTGTGGGTTCCTGGGAATTATCAAGGGGAGAGGCGTATAACACAAAACCAAGTGTATGATCGTCCTGGAACATACCGAATCAAACTTCCTACTGTGCCAGTCCGAACAACGGGGACGGTGCTGGTTGAGATGGTGGACAAGAATGGACTCCATTTTACAGACGAATTCTCTCTCACCTTCCACATGCATTACTACAAACTACTCAAGTGGCTCTTAGTCCTTCCAATGCTTGGGATGTTTGGTGTATTAGTAATCTTACGGCCACAAGAAGCTGGCCAGCCATTGCCATCCTTCTCTCGAAACACAGATCTGTAA